Part of the Catenulispora sp. GP43 genome, CCCTTTATTCGTCCCCTGCGTTCCTACGCCTCGCGCACCACCTCGTAGTCGACGAAGACGATGCCCTGTCCGACGGTTCGAGTGCTGATGAGCCGCAGCGGCAGGACCGCGCCGGTCGGGCCGAACAGGCGCACGCCCTCGCCCACCACGACCGGCATCACCATCAAGCGGATCTCGTCGACGAGGCCCTGCTCCATGAGTGCGTGGACCAGCTGGAAGCTGGCGTACACCAGGATCTCGCCGTCGATCTCGTGCTTGAGCTCGGCGACTTCGGCGGTCAGGTCGCCGGTGATGACGGTGCCGTTGGCCCACGCGGTCTGCTCCAGGGTGCCGGACACGACGTACTTGGGCATCGTGTTCAGCTTGTCCGCCC contains:
- a CDS encoding dihydrofolate reductase family protein, with translation MGKIIVSTNTSLDGVVQDPEGKEGFALGGWFELSVHDDRAAWAAEFEKEAMAAEALLLGRTSDEWFASRWLGRTGTWADKLNTMPKYVVSGTLEQTAWANGTVITGDLTAEVAELKHEIDGEILVYASFQLVHALMEQGLVDEIRLMVMPVVVGEGVRLFGPTGAVLPLRLISTRTVGQGIVFVDYEVVREA